One Xenopus tropicalis strain Nigerian chromosome 8, UCB_Xtro_10.0, whole genome shotgun sequence genomic window carries:
- the LOC116406757 gene encoding zinc finger CCHC domain-containing protein 3-like, whose amino-acid sequence MEKEENSAASPARFKNTVQIVLPEERRGSDGINIVMEEMIMRVGGFMPKDIFSLPEFPKRGLYEVVFHSTEDYRKFKRKYYANKNDHVFKDVEVKFLHSDTVRIVTVQMYNPYVPLADVVRHLKKDAEEVVFLKNIENRFGVWNGKRLFKVKFHESDLFDDGISHPQSNFRMGAERGFMFYSGMPKYCQRCNEFGHIPQDCEAGIRMCGNCLEFGHITKDCKSEKKCSLCKELGHMYRECPERGMDYAGAVKGGKQPSVEAGGEERVAVQKEKKQAAELSTQVREIRSEQPQSLETEVEGEGKEEMAVEREESEVLQEESLSGVPYVGLTLGDEFCLSGLSVFERLSRDAEREDDERADNKRHKPDSDCGSLRVVEEMEDQEDTVSDISVEVVARRKVPVSGERLSQTPEMERNAA is encoded by the exons ATGGAGAAAGAGGAGAATTCGGCGGCCAGTCCGGCGCGCTTTAAAAATACCGTGCAAATTGTACTGCCAGAAGAGAGACGTGGTTCAGACGGAATAAATATCGTGATGGAGGAAATGATCATGCGAGTTGGAGGGTTTATGCCCAAGGATATCTTCAGTCTCCCTGAATTTCCAAAAAGAGGATTATACGAGGTGGTTTTCCACAGCACCGAAGACTACAGGAAATTTAAGCGTAAGTACTATGCAAACAAAAATGATCATGTGTTTAAAGATGTGGAGGTTAAATTTTTGCATAGTGACACGGTGCGCATAGTCACCGTACAGATGTACAACCCGTATGTGCCATTAGCGGATGTGGTAAGGCACCTGAAAAAAGATGCAGAGGAGGTGGTGTTCCTTAAAAATATTGAGAACAGATTTGGCGTATGGAACGGGAAGAGACTGTTCAAAGTAAAATTCCATGAGAGCGATCTGTTTGATGACGGTATCTCACACCCCCAGTCAAACTTTAGAATGGGAGCGGAAAGGGGGTTCATGTTTTATTCGGGGATGCCTAAGTACTGCCAAAGGTGCAATGAATTTGGCCACATACCGCAGGACTGTGAGGCGGGTATAAGAATGTGCGGGAACTGTTTAGAATTTGGGCACATCACCAAGGACtgtaaaagtgaaaaaaagtgcTCACTGTGCAAAGAACTCGGCCATATGTACAGGGAGTGCCCCGAAAGGGGAATGGACTATGCAGGCGCGGTGAAAGGTGGGAAACAACCGAGTGTGGAAGCGGGAGGTGAagagagagttgcagttcagaaaGAGAAAAAACAGGCAGCGGAGTTAAGCACCCAGGTGCGGGAAATTAGGAGTGAGCAGCCGCAGAGTTTGGAAACTGAAGTGGAGGGGGAAGGGAAAGAAGAAATGGCAGTGGAGCGGGAGGAAAGTGAGGTGTTGCAGGAAGAGAGTCTGAGCGGTGTTCCCTATGTTGGATTAACTCTGGGGGATGAATTTTGTTTGTCCGGTTTGAGTGTTTTTGAAAGGTTGAGCCGGGATGCAGAAAGAGAGGACGACGAGAGAGCGGACAACAAGAGACACAAGCCGGACTCGGATTGCGGATCGTTGAGAGTGGTGGAGGAGATGGAGGATCAAGAAGATACAGTGTCGGACATTTCGGTGGAGGTGGTCGCAAGGAGGAAGGTGCCGGTGAGTGGGGAAAGGTTAAGTCAAACCCCAGAAATGGAAAG GAATGCGGCTTGA
- the LOC116406771 gene encoding zinc finger CCHC domain-containing protein 3-like, which yields MAPATAASRGKNSGKKSENVSTGSRNAPPKTGPATQAPAQASALPPKANQSPNLEPWMRQTVVLRLKEVEGKVPDMSTGVFGKKMVMEQGFSKAETVSIQTFIGGLFYITFASMAICRRYWERVKAAGPESPFTRFVGNSPIQREERRVTVAMRNPHTPVKDIITFLSRFCTVIKDPSQIMDSNGFWTGKYSVLVKLQREEGSADGLKHLPQSFSLGSSPGLLYYPDQPQTCRKCGQLGHQAKTCTANACRICKVLGHEAKNCPRSKACNLCGLADHIYRDCPQRSRTYASVAQAKPTPPAPANTQKKGKPPAPAKAKVTPPAPAKNNGNKEKNALCKKRTREAEESPAAEQQQERKKAVTDLDGTTSSEEGEEVEAVHITEVEAEDMELLLEELEQIPVEPADVNRVLQLEEALLQQLESPEESPPPPDNAGGDPPDRSGNV from the exons ATGGCTCCTGCTACAGCTGCCAGCAGAGGGAAGAACTCTGGGAAGAAATCGGAAAATGTCTCCACGGGCTCCAGGAACGCACCACCCAAAACTGGACCCGCAACCCAAGCACCAGCCCAGGCCTCCGCTCTGCCTCCCAAGGCTAACCAGTCCCCCAATCTGGAGCCATGGATGAGACAGACGGTTGTGCTAAGGCTAAAAGAGGTGGAAGGTAAGGTCCCGGACATGTCGACAGGTGTGTTCGGGAAAAAGATGGTAATGGAACAGGGATTCTCCAAGGCAGAGACGGTGAGTATACAGACCTTCATAGGGGGACTGTTTTACATCACCTTCGCTTCCATGGCTATTTGCAGGAGGTactgggaaagggttaaagcgGCGGGGCCCGAATCCCCTTTTACTCGCTTTGTGGGCAACAGCCCTATTCAAAGAGAGGAAAGGCGGGTGACGGTCGCAATGCGAAACCCCCACACACCAGTGAAAGATATTATCACCTTCCTGAGCAGATTCTGCACGGTCATCAAGGATCCCAGCCAAATCATGGACTCAAACGGCTTCTGGACGGGTAAGTATTCGGTCCTGGTAAAGCTCCAGCGGGAAGAGGGCTCAGCAGATGGGCTCAAACACCTCCCCCAGAGTTTCTCTCTCGGCAGCTCCCCCGGACTCCTCTACTACCCAGACCAGCCTCAAACCTGCAGGAAATGTGGACAGTTGGGACACCAAGCAAAAACCTGCACAGCAAATGCATGCAGGATCTGCAAGGTGCTGGGCCATGAGGCCAAAAACTGCCCCCGCTCCAAGGCCTGCAACTTATGTGGATTGGCTGACCACATCTACAGAGACTGCCCACAGAGATCAAGAACCTATGCGTCTGTGGCTCAGGCGAAACCGACACCTCCAGCCCCAGCCAATACACAAAAGAAAGGAAAGCCTCCAGCCCCAGCCAAAGCCAAGGTAACACCTCCGGCTCCGGCCAAGAACAATGGGAACAAGGAGAAGAATG CCCTCTGCAAAAAAAGGACCAGAGAAGCAGAGGAAAGCCCAGCGGCTGAACAACAACAGGAGAGGAAGAAAGCCGTCACTGACCTGGACGGCACAACATCATCAGAGGAGGGGGAGGAGGTGGAGGCAGTGCACATCACAGAGGTAGAAGCAGAGGACATGGAACTGCTCCTGGAAGAACTCGAGCAGATCCCAGTCGAACCTGCAGATGTCAACAGGGTCCTGCAACTGGAAGAGGCCCTGCTACAGCAGCTGGAATCTCCGGAGGAGAGTCCCCCCCCGCCCGACAATGCAGGAGGAGACCCGCCCGACCGGAGTGgtaatgtataa
- the LOC116406770 gene encoding uncharacterized protein LOC116406770, producing MGSFNLFTINVRSIKDLMRRQTIFAFLDNQNCNVYMLQECAFPFSRSYKHLMRQWTHGPSYWSGGNSCKSAGVAILIRGSLFTVDSVLELVCGRLLVVDGSWAGEPVRLINVYASPEKGERLELLQTLRAQLATTRAVVLGGDFNCPIEEDGRSTSNGAKLDVTSKLLKEMVTEASLKDAVGSIGNGTVNYSWCRPDGSVRSRIDFVFTSRTIKQTRYAMVPCFFSDHRAIHFQGSLGCGFPPGPGSWKLNCELLGREEVMQELRDAYIWWRNEKCCFNNVSDWWEFVKVQLRSFFQVKGRRQACERRRNFKRLQRDLQSLQDLQRCGWDVRKDLEETKEGLKGHFAEESRRIIFRSKVEHLEKGEKCNSFFFRKLHSGHTPLTELRDETGTLKSELFAECIRRNPEIRGITAPGPARSQIKCSLYMDDVTVFCADQQSVRSLVQTCEDFSKASGAKVNCGKSETLLFGDWNLASDNVPFSIKADFIKILGVWFGGEGAALKCWEERMAKVRQKIGLWSLRDLTIEGKTLVLRNEILPVLQYMAQAWPPLATVCRAITRAVFHFIWGSKMDRVKRSVMYKAPCKGGKGVPDIPTLLRSFFVCNCIRQTITGKEKDSVGSSMSRFFLLPLWRSLGWDKWDSSYPYNWNTPWFYLDVTKFVREHQLEGVKPDLWKPKTIHKLIRAKDKTESIPGLPEDTAKVVWGNVSSDSLTNKHKDMSWMAIQGGLPLRTFMHARNLCRYRHCPRCILYEETSLHTFWDCQFAQVLLDALEHELKDCVPRNLLTHHAVLYGLFQGTHTEGAIQDAWRLMNSFKDVLWYSRNCLILRRERMTIQDCRRLIHSLLRDYNIRDSLEEEED from the exons ATGGGGTCTTTTAACTTATTCACCATTAATGTTAGGAGTATTAAGGACCTGATGAGACGACAGACCATCTTTGCATTTCTCGATAACCAGAATTGTAATGTGTACATGTTGCAGGAATGTGCCTTTCCTTTCTCCAGGTCTTACAAACACCTCATGCGTCAGTGGACCCATGGTCCCTCCTACTGGTCTGGGGGTAATAGCTGTAAGTCTGCAGGGGTCGCCATTCTGATCAGGGGGAGCCTCTTCACTGTTGATTCTGTACTTGAGCTAGTCTGTGGCCGTTTACTGGTCGTGGACGGTTCCTGGGCAGGGGAGCCTGTTAGGCTTATCAACGTGTACGCCTCCCCTGAGAAGGGTGAGCGTTTGGAACTACTCCAAACCCTGCGGGCCCAGTTAGCAACCACCCGGGCGGTAGTGTTGGGCGGGGATTTCAACTGCCCCATTGAGGAGGACGGGCGCAGCACCAGCAACGGTGCCAAACTGGATGTCACCTCCAAACTGCTTAAGGAGATGGTAACCGAAGCATCCTTAAAGGACGCTGTTGGGTCCATTGGGAACGGCACTGTGAATTACAGTTGGTGCCGCCCCGATGGCTCAGTGCGTTCTAGGATTGACTTTGTGTTTACCTCCCGTACCATCAAGCAGACAAGGTATGCTATGGTCCCCTGCTTCTTCTCTGACCACAGGGCCATTCACTTTCAGGGATCTTTGGGCTGTGGTTTTCCTCCAGGTCCGGGCTCCTGGAAGCTGAACTGTGAACTGTTGGGAAGGGAGGAGGTTATGCAAGAACTGAGGGATGCATACATTTGGTGGAGGAATGAGAAATGTTGTTTTAATAATGTCAGTGACTGGTGGGAATTTGTCAAGGTTCAGTTGCGTAGTTTCTTTCAGGTGAAGGGCAGGCGTCAAGCCTGCGAACGCAGGAGGAACTTCAAGAGGCTGCAGAGAGATCTACAGTCCCTTCAAGACCTCCAGCGGTGTGGCTGGGATGTGAGAAAGGATCTGGAGGAGACCAAAGAGGGCCTGAAAGGGCACTTTGCGGAGGAATCCAGGCGCATCATCTTCCGCTCCAAGGTGGAGCATCTCGAGAAGGGGGAAAAGTGCAACTCTTTCTTCTTCCGAAAGCTCCACTCCGGCCACACACCCCTGACAGAGCTCCGCGACGAGACAGGCACCCTGAAGTCAG AGCTCTTCGCCGAGTGCATCCGACGGAATCCAGAGATCAGAGGGATCACCGCACCAGGACCTGCCAGATCCCAGATCAAGTGCTCGCTGTACATGGACGACGTGACCGTCTTCTGCGCAGATCAGCAGTCGGTGAGATCGCTCGTCCAGACCTGCGAGGACTTCAGCAAAGCTTCAGGAGCCAAAGTCAACTGCGGGAAGTCAGAGACCCTCCTCTTCGGAGACTGGAACCTGGCTTCTGACAACGTCCCCTTTTCCATCAAAGCCGACTTCATTAAGATCCTCGGAGTCTGGTTTGGCGGTGAGGGCGCTGCCCTGAAGTGCTGGGAGGAGAGAATGGCAAAGGTCAGACAAAAGATTGGCCTCTGGAGTCTCAGAGACCTCACAATCGAAGGGAAGACACTGGTGCTGCGGAATGAGATTCTTCCTGTCCTGCAGTACATGGCCCAAGCATGGCCTCCGCTGGCTACGGTCTGCAGGGCCATCACAAGGGCAGTCTTCCACTTCATCTGGGGCTCCAAGATGGACAGAGTAAAGCGGTCAGTTATGTACAAGGCCCCCTGCAAAGGTGGAAAAGGAGTCCCTGACATCCCCACCCTGCTGAGGAGTTTCTTCGTGTGTAACTGCATCCGCCAGACGATCACCGGCAAAGAAAAGGACTCTGTTGGCAGCTCCATGTCccgtttttttcttcttccacttTGGCGTTCGCTGGGGTGGGACAAGTGGGACAGCTCCTACCCTTACAACTGGAACACCCCTTGGTTTTACCTGGATGTTACAAAGTTTGTGAGGGAACACCAACTGGAGGGAGTCAAGCCCGATTTGTGGAAACCAAAGACAATCCACAAGTTGATCAGAGCCAAAGACAAGACGGAGTCTATTCCAGGGCTCCCAGAGGACACAGCAAAGGTTGTTTGGGGGAATGTTTCTTCAGACAGCCTGACCAACAAGCACAAGGACATGTCATGGATGGCCATACAGGGGGGGTTGCCCCTCAGAACATTCATGCATGCCCGTAACCTGTGCAGGTACCGGCATTGCCCACGGTGCATCCTTTATGAGGAAACATCTTTGCACACCTTTTGGGATTGCCAGTTTGCTCAGGTCCTGCTTGATGCCCTGGAACATGAACTCAAAGACTGTGTGCCCAGGAACTTGCTTACGCACCATGCGGTGCTTTATGGGCTTTTCCAGGGTACCCACACGGAAGGGGCAATTCAGGATGCCTGGCGCCTTATGAACTCTTTTAAGGACGTTTTATGGTATTCCAGGAACTGCCTCATTCTGAGGAGAGAGAGGATGACAATCCAAGACTGCCGCAGACTGATTCACAGTCTGCTCCGGGACTACAACATCCGGGACAGCCTTGAGGAAGAAGAGGACTGA